In the genome of Neodiprion fabricii isolate iyNeoFabr1 chromosome 4, iyNeoFabr1.1, whole genome shotgun sequence, the window ACACGTCATGAGATGCAGCGTAATTGAGCTACAGCATTCATGAGTCGGTTTCATCTTCCGCATATTATGAATTTGTTGAAcctaataatatttttctcctaTAATTTGTCTTGCAGTTCCACTGcaaatatattgtaacgttcttcCGTTGAGAAGGTCGAGCTTAATGAAATCGAagaattgatttaattttgaatcgtATACActcgttttcaaaatttacattGATTGCAGTaagggatgaaaaatgttCTCCAGCACTTCAATTACTTTTCCCGGGAAACAGAAAGTATAAGGGATACGTGCAGCAAGACAGATTGAGGAAAATGAATGTACATCATGTGCACAGTGTACATATGAGTATGCATGAATACATGTATCCTACATGGAGAAGTGCCATAACCGGATGTTGTAAACCAGGCCCTGCACGTTTCTCGCTCCATTGTGTCAgtaaatcataaaaataaaggaaTAAAACTGATGCATAAAGTCTGGACTGTTTGACCGTTGAAACCATATCGGAACGATATTTCAGGATAAGCATTTATGCGTCGCatattgttgagaaaaatttaagtattaaatgaaaaagtgaaaaattcaaccgcGTTTCTTATTTTAGACCACTTCCAAGAACGATGTAGAGAAAGTGCTTGAGTAAAATCAATATCAACCCAAAATTGAGTTTTACCAACAAGTTTACAACAAACggttgttaattatttttcgtcagCTTGTACacaatacgtataatatgtatacctatatatgtatgtacatgttgATATATACGATTagggagagaataaaaaaaaaagtttactcACGTTCAGTATGCGAGTCACGCGACATTGTGTGTACAAAGTGTCCACAGATCCCCGATTCTGGTTTCCGTTTTGGGCGCGGTAAAAACACACTGCAGAAGGAGGAGCAGCCTATTCGTCGAAGCAAGGTGGCAATACGTAATTAATACAAACAAATTCAGCCGAGTGGTTTTCTGACtggaataaaacaaaaagaaatgcTATTCAGTTCAGTAATCAGTTGTATACAATTTGGTTCGGTAAATAAGCGTATAAAATGGGATTCTTGTATttgattaaattgaaaaatctcattttaCGGAATCAACAAACAGTCAATTTCCTGTTTTGTCAATAATTTacatagaatattttttccatgtaCAAAAATCAGCGACAATAATTTTGCAAGCTCGGCTTACAAAAATTGCAACTAAAAGTGAtggaatttattttgaatatattatacagttgTTGTATAGCAGAGAATTCATAATTAGTTGCGCGCAGAATCGTCTACATAAAATATTACAGGTATACGAACATAACTAAACAGCAGTACACTGCGTGCAACGACGTGGATTAGGGAAAGCGGGGTTTAGAAGCTAGAAATTCTGTGCACCCCGATATTTGCGCGCATGCGGTAATAACGTCTGACTAACCCCAAACCTGCAGCTCACCCCTCGCATCCTCCACCTCGGGTCGGCCATTCTCCTCGTTGTTCTCCGAATGCGAGTTTTCGATTTCAACAGGGCAACGAATCTTCGGCTAGGGAAAATGTTCAAAATCAGTTACGGAACAGCACGAATATTTCGACCGAATGAATAATTTGGACATGTTTGAAACTTCCAAAATGATCCTTTCGGTCGGATTTTGAAAACGGCTCGGATGGCAATGAACTGCAATAATTGGCAAATCGGAATGAgaataaaatcgaatttgTCCGAAATCAGCGACAATTCTACAATAACCTCACCTACTGTAGCTCTAAATATTCTATAATCTTCTATTTTCCCCACAGTTGCGCGGGTCCCGAGGGTAAACTGAACGCTGGTGGAAAAGCCTTCAAACGCCATCCTCGGGATTGATCTTTACACATAGAGATTTCGCGAAAGGCTTGTGTGTATACGGGAATATTTGTTGATCCGTAAGGCGAAAAAAGCACAGAGCGGAACGaagaagaatataaaaaaagggaaaaaaaatcgcaatcATGAAGATATATCACATCATTCCCACGATACTTTGCTAGACAACGAATCGTCATCACCGAGGAAAGAGGAAAGCTgtggctgtttttttttatctgcggTACCGCGAATCAACGGCGACAATGGGGAAATGTTGCAGCAAGAGGCAGGAGCCTCAGCCAATTGGTAAGGGctatcaaataataataatagttccccattttaccttattctattaatatacgagtatattacATGCATGGATATTAGACACAAATATGTTTTCCTTCTATATTCGGTGAAATACGCACGCTCTTACTCTATTTTCGGTCAGGTTACAAGAAATCGGAAATTGGCCTCAACTCGGCGCACAGCAACGGAAGTTCCCTCGACAAGAGATATTCGGAGGATCCAAATCGGCGCTGCCCTCAGACCAGAGTCGACATTATTCGCCCGAGACAGACCCCCTGTGAGCCTCCGATTTTAATCCCAAAATCGATTCATCTGCGTGAATCATCCTCCCCGTCTTTTTCTGTTGCATgtgtgtaatttattattttcgttattattattattagtatcattaatattattattacttcaTCCTCATTAACGTCAGTGTAATCGTATGTATCAGTAGATTTAATTTAATCTCATTTATTTGCCATCATAATAATActgatttttttatcgttattcgGATCCAACGAATGGGCATAGCTAGGGCAAAATGGCGTCGTTATGGGTTATCAGCTGATCGTATCGGGACGGCGTTAACCTCCAATTAACCGACTCAAATCACTGGCATCTcggtttttccaatttcttgcGAACTGAGACATGAAATCGACCTTCCAGCTAGTACTACCAGATCAAAAATGAAGACGAGTTATATAATAAGaactcgtaaaaaaaaaccaacttTCGAACCGATTCATGCAACTCGTAGGCTTAGGCTTCATTTTGTTAATGTGGCAATGAGTTGATGAtgatttttgctttttctcttctttcctcAATACGATCATCATTTTGGCTATCAAATCATACCGTCATCACTAATCTAACAGACTTCAATCTAAATATCGATCAAATGGATTTTATTCGTGTGCGAATATGGATACTTTaggatttttttgaatctaTCTATGTTTCGCAAACAAATTTAAGCATGAACGCATGTTTATCGTTTCACAGAATGTATTCTTAGGTGATGCGTCATTCTCGTTGTTATTGTCAGTAACAAAAGATTCAACTAATTTCTACCGTGTACCGATGATTTATTCGTTCAATGCTCTGTATTTATTCCATTGCACTGCAGCACATTCGCAAAGATCGAACAAAATTGTGGTGGCGTTGTACAATTATGCGGCGAGGGAAAGCACCGACGTGAGTTTTGTGAAGGGTGACAGGATGGAGGTGCTGGATGACACGGAACCGGATTGGTGGAAAGTACTTCACCTGACTACCCTGCACGAGGGATTGATACCGTGGAATTTCGTCGCCGTCGAACGTTCCGTCGAGAGCGAGGAgtgagtataaaaaatataaggaCTTTTGGATAGGAATtgcaaaagaaagaaaactgtatacgtatattgaaCTACTAAAATAAACCAAAGAGTCAagtttatattaatatatctATAAACAGTTGACTCCATTGTTCTGGAATTTCCGCAACCACTACACCATTCGTTACACACAAGAGGATTTTACACTTGATTACGTATGGTATACACATGCGGATATATAATgcataataaattttgtagaTCTGATAGTTTTCAATGTATGAGAGGAAATGACAGTGTccgggtatttttttttctcactgcTTTGAAGCGAATTACTCGCTGTCAAACGAGGTGGTAATTAATATCGTGTTTTATTCACACGTCATGAATATGGTATATTTATCGAACAGTTGGTTCTTCGACAACGTATCGAGGAAGGAGGCTGGGAAATTGCTTCTCGTCGACGAAAATCCACGGGGTACGTTTCTTGTTAGACCGAGCGAACACACGCCAAGGGGATACAGTCTTTCGGTGAAGGATTGGGAAGAGGGACGCGGGCATCACGTGAAACACTACAAAATCAAACCTCTGGACAACGGTGGATTTTACATAGCGACTAATCAAACTTTCTCCACTCTACCAGCCCTCGTAATGGCGTACAGCAGTAAGTGAAAACTGCCGCGACACGGAATACcctgaaaaatgattgttggTTTTGTGACATTGTTTGTctgattttattcagaaaatgCCCTGGGACTTTGTCACGTGTTGGCGAAACCGTGTCCAAAACCGTTGCCGGACATGTGGGACCTAGGACCGGAATTGCGTGACAAATGGGAGATAAACAGGAACCAAATACAGCTGATAAACAAGCTGGGGCACGGTAACTTCGGCGAAGTGTATTACGGAAAATGGCGAAACCAGATAGAAGTGGCGGTGAAGACGTTGCGCGAGGGAACGATGTCCTCTGAGGCATTTTTACAGGAAGCAGCTATAATGAAACACCTGAGGCACAGACACCTAGTCGCCTTGTACGCGGTCTGTTCGAAGGAGGAGCCGATATACATAGTCCAAGAGTACATGTGCAACGGTAGCTTACTCGACTTCCTGAGGACTGGGGACGGCAGGTACATGCAATTCGAGGACCTAATTTACATCGCGTCGCAGGTAGCCTCGGGCATGGAATACCTCGAGAGCAAACAGCTGATTCACAGGGACTTGGCTGCGCGAAACGTTCTCATAGGCGAGAAGAACAAGGCGAAAATATGCGACTTTGGTCTGGCAAGGGTGATAAAGGACAACGAGTACTGTCCGAAACAGGGCAGCAAATTTCCGGTAAAATGGACCGCTCCCGAAGCCATAATATACGCCAGGTTCAGCATAAAGAGCGACGTCTGGTCCTACGGCATTTTGCTCAATGAACTCTTCACCTACGGCCAAGTGCCGTATCCGGGTAAGTGGAATCAACGATTGTCActtctgtctctctctttttctctcctcggTTAATCAGTGATACGTTTTTTCGCAGGCATGCACGGCCGCGAGGTCGTCGAGCACGTTGAGAAGGGTTACAGGATGCCAAAACCGGCGAATCACCCGCTACCGGACAGCATATACACCCTGATGCTGCAGTGCTGGGACGCGAGTCCGGAAAAACGACCGACTTTTGAATACCTTAATCACTATTTCGAGTCGTTCAATGTTACGAGTGAAATACCGTACCTAGAACCGCCAACGGACTGATACACGGCCCACCACCACATGCAGAGCCACATGATTCCAAGGGGACACTATCACCCGGCGCACATTAACTGTGCCATGGAATTTTACGGGATCTACTGCTGAACAAGTCTCGTTTACCTATTTATGTATTAAAAAGAACCTCGAACACTTTTTTACAGTGCATGGATAGAAATGATGTTTGAAAGTGATGAagatgacgaaaaataacggaGTAAATGCGGCGCATGACATTTGCCAGAGAATCGATTGGAAAAATACAATTCACTTCATATAACGTACTAAATCTTGTTCATACATCGTAACGTACAACTGATAATAATAGCGACGAAAACAACTGTTTAGTTCTGCGCGAATTGTCAAAACTCTGCCAATGAAGAATTTGTGTGGTACACGTTTACAAAGAAGAATATTTATCGCAAATTTCAGGGCAGCCAGCGCAGATCGATTACTTTCTAAACTCCGATTGATAAAATGgataatttttagaaaaattgacgaaccaaaaataaaaccaagAAAATCAAGACAAATAATAGCTACATGTTTTGTAAAATAGTACACTACGATGGATTTGTAGAGATAATTATGttacttgaataattttagCACACTTCGAGAACACAGACCGGTGAGATATAGATTGTGACGAAAACTAGTCGTCGTTGGATTGATATATTGTAACACGGGGTATTTTAAGTAACCGCATTAACGAGGGTGTCGAATCTTTgactaaaattattttattttttgcgatTTAAGCTTTCTTAGCAAATCTCTCAGTGATGATATGCGAGTGATAATTTTCCTCTACAAACAGAGTGATCGAGCTGTGCATTACTGATTttaataatctgaaaaaaacgaaaaactaagataagaaattttatacagTAGCGGTATTTAAAGAGAAAgacgatataataattatcctAAACTTAAATTATAAGATTCCAAACGATAAgtacataatataaaataatgttaGTCATCAATGTTAATCGTACAAAATATAGTAGAAAGAACGGAAAACCAAAACGAGTTAGTTGTGGTGAAATTAGCAAAGGTGTAAAGtttctgaaaacgaaaattcgaagggaaaagaaatgaaaagaaccGTTCTTAAGGTAAACCATTTGAACAGCGGTTGAAGCTTTAGTGGACAAAATTCATTATAATAGCATCTTTTATAAACggacgaaataataataataaaagtaacaCGAATAATTGCGATCAATATTCTGAAATGCTCCTATAGTATATAACGCGAATATTACAGTAGTAGGTGTATAATCGATGAAGTATTTCAGGTTATAGAAATCATATTTACCTGTAAAATGATGTTTACATACTATAGTAGTATAAATGATGTAATTCTAATTTGGCGAAAGAAATACGGATTCGCGAAATTGCGTCAAGGAAAAGAGCGAAAGAGCGAGCGACAAAGAGAATTTAGAATTAAAAAGTAGAACATAGAGCGTACATGATAATATACGTccaaatacatttttctatgAGCGTTTTGTACTGaccaaatattaattataattccgTGTTATACTAAGTACTTTTTCGATGTTGGCTCtctcgtgaaaaaaaagatagaaactgaaagaaaatgtTCAAATGTGTATTTTCCAATATGGTATagtgaagattttttttcggttttaaTGTTAAACGCAGTATAGTTGTAAATTGTTATGTATGTGATGTAATAGTAACTTATCTTTCTTGTTCTTGTACCGGCAATACATAGGAGAACGAAAAGTAACcaaggagaaaaaaacaaaaaacaaaaacaaaaaaaaaaagttaaagtTCACATCTCGCGTACGCATACGATGAAAACGAAAGACGTACTCACCTTACCTAAAAACGAGAACGAAGAAAGCAGAAGAAACCTCGGCGTTAATAAATAACGTATCGAAACATCCATTTCCGACGTAGCAAAGAAAGACAATACTATATAGAAGAGAAGTCCATAAATTACTTACTACTTTACTgatctttttttatatatcaATTGTACATAATACACACACATTTTACGTGTAAATTACACAATCGTAATTCATACTCGCATTTTTTGATcagcatatatgtatatttgagttgaaaaaaacttcacAATAAACCTTGGACTGAAAATGAGAGGAAAACGATAATTTTCTTCCCGAATGGATTGAATTGATTacatgaaaaaagaaagaacagaATTACAAACTTTGGGAaagttttttgaccagaaCCAAAAGCACACTTACTGCCATTAGTTTTTGAtaataaaagagagaaaaattgtaaaattgaatattttttttccgttaatACGTACgtaacttttcttttctcacatCATATGTGAAaacatcattttcaaatacacTATTTATTCTTCTTTAACGAACTCTacttaattaataatgaaacgtgtttagagaagaaaaataaaattgaattattttttttcgactgaaGACAATGATCTCTGTGTTTATTCTAActattatgaataatataatattaaaagaACTAgtgttattactattatcattattatcaccAACTGatatggaaataaaataatgaaattattttcacatagtgacgatgatgatagtaataataataataataacaacggtAGTAGTCATAACGTCGTCATAGATAGCTTATGTACCAAAgcttattatcattaattatttaaattattactttatacactactactattactactattaGGTGaacataattattgtaaaactgca includes:
- the LOC124179523 gene encoding tyrosine-protein kinase Src64B isoform X1, which encodes MGKCCSKRQEPQPIGYKKSEIGLNSAHSNGSSLDKRYSEDPNRRCPQTRVDIIRPRQTPCEPPILIPKSIHLRESSSPSFSVASHSQRSNKIVVALYNYAARESTDVSFVKGDRMEVLDDTEPDWWKVLHLTTLHEGLIPWNFVAVERSVESEDWFFDNVSRKEAGKLLLVDENPRGTFLVRPSEHTPRGYSLSVKDWEEGRGHHVKHYKIKPLDNGGFYIATNQTFSTLPALVMAYSKNALGLCHVLAKPCPKPLPDMWDLGPELRDKWEINRNQIQLINKLGHGNFGEVYYGKWRNQIEVAVKTLREGTMSSEAFLQEAAIMKHLRHRHLVALYAVCSKEEPIYIVQEYMCNGSLLDFLRTGDGRYMQFEDLIYIASQVASGMEYLESKQLIHRDLAARNVLIGEKNKAKICDFGLARVIKDNEYCPKQGSKFPVKWTAPEAIIYARFSIKSDVWSYGILLNELFTYGQVPYPGMHGREVVEHVEKGYRMPKPANHPLPDSIYTLMLQCWDASPEKRPTFEYLNHYFESFNVTSEIPYLEPPTD
- the LOC124179523 gene encoding tyrosine-protein kinase Src64B isoform X2 gives rise to the protein MGKCCSKRQEPQPIGYKKSEIGLNSAHSNGSSLDKRYSEDPNRRCPQTRVDIIRPRQTPSHSQRSNKIVVALYNYAARESTDVSFVKGDRMEVLDDTEPDWWKVLHLTTLHEGLIPWNFVAVERSVESEDWFFDNVSRKEAGKLLLVDENPRGTFLVRPSEHTPRGYSLSVKDWEEGRGHHVKHYKIKPLDNGGFYIATNQTFSTLPALVMAYSKNALGLCHVLAKPCPKPLPDMWDLGPELRDKWEINRNQIQLINKLGHGNFGEVYYGKWRNQIEVAVKTLREGTMSSEAFLQEAAIMKHLRHRHLVALYAVCSKEEPIYIVQEYMCNGSLLDFLRTGDGRYMQFEDLIYIASQVASGMEYLESKQLIHRDLAARNVLIGEKNKAKICDFGLARVIKDNEYCPKQGSKFPVKWTAPEAIIYARFSIKSDVWSYGILLNELFTYGQVPYPGMHGREVVEHVEKGYRMPKPANHPLPDSIYTLMLQCWDASPEKRPTFEYLNHYFESFNVTSEIPYLEPPTD